ACGATACCCGCCAGGAACAAAATCAAAGCCGCTGCTGCCGAATTGGGGATCATTTTCCAAATCTCCATTACTCCAGAGATCGGCTCTTCCTGCCAGTTTACTTCCTTCGTTTGTCCCTCTATATCCGGTATCATTTGCTTCTGTTTCACTCATGCCAAGTTCCATTTCCAGGATCATTATTTCTGCATCACCTGGTACATGCCAGCCATCTGCGAAACCTCTATCATCACTTGCTGCATACCAGTTATAAAGGTAACCGTAATTATCTACATTACCTTCATCGTTATTATAAGCGCAGTATGCTCCACTTGATGTGCTTGTCCAGTCATTATCACTTGTAAGATGATCTATGGCATCTCCATTCCAATAACGGGTGGTTTTTAAATTAGTTGTTGTCCACCATTGATCTCCTATCTGAACTACTTCATAAACATTTCCATCATAATCAACGCAGAGTATCTGCATTGTAATGCTCTGAGTTGCTGTATTTCCCTGTGGTAATTCTGCATTATAGGCATAGATCATATATTCATAAGTTTCTTCTTCAGTTAAGCCTGTATCTTCAAAGCTGGTAATATTTATACCAAGTTGAGCTATCTCATTCCACGAGCCGCCTGCCAGTCTTCTTTCCAGCTTAAATCCTTCTTCATCACTGAATCCATTGTAACTCCAAGTTAAACTGCAAGATGTTAATGAACTTTGTTCTACGTTAAAATCAGTCGGGGCGGGAAAGGTCATATTGATCTCACCTGTTATTGATGTAGAGCTATTTTCACCAGAATAGCCGTAAACTCGATACTGATATGTGGAATTAGCATTTAAGCCTGTCTCGGTTAAACTGGTAGCATTTTCTCCCAAAGTCTGATATGGTACTACCCAGTTCTCTGAGTCCTTCTTGCGATCTATTTTAAAACCCTCTTCGCCTGTACTGTTATCATTCCAGCTTAGTTCACAGGAAGTTATAGAAGTGCCGTTTATATCCAAATCAGTCGGGGCGGGAAAGACAACACCTGGATCTATTAAATTGTTGAATTCGTGTTTATCACAAGAAATCATAAGTAAGATCACTATTATCATTATTAATGTAAAAATTCTCATTTGATCCCCCTATTTCTCTATCTTACCGTTATAAACAACCGATTTTATCCAACTGAAAACAGCGTAAACTGCAGCACCGGAAGCTGCGTAATAACAGTAATTTCTATAGTTTTCATAATCTTCAGTTTTTTGTTTGTAATTAAGAGCAGAAGAAGATGTGGCAGCATTTTCATAATCATCAAAATGGCTATTAGATTGCATATTGCAGTAAACACCACCACCAGCCATAAGAGCTGTGGCAGCCATACC
This Candidatus Cloacimonadota bacterium DNA region includes the following protein-coding sequences:
- a CDS encoding fibronectin type III domain-containing protein; translation: MRIFTLIMIIVILLMISCDKHEFNNLIDPGVVFPAPTDLDINGTSITSCELSWNDNSTGEEGFKIDRKKDSENWVVPYQTLGENATSLTETGLNANSTYQYRVYGYSGENSSTSITGEINMTFPAPTDFNVEQSSLTSCSLTWSYNGFSDEEGFKLERRLAGGSWNEIAQLGINITSFEDTGLTEEETYEYMIYAYNAELPQGNTATQSITMQILCVDYDGNVYEVVQIGDQWWTTTNLKTTRYWNGDAIDHLTSDNDWTSTSSGAYCAYNNDEGNVDNYGYLYNWYAASDDRGFADGWHVPGDAEIMILEMELGMSETEANDTGYRGTNEGSKLAGRADLWSNGDLENDPQFGSSGFDFVPGGYR